A single region of the Manihot esculenta cultivar AM560-2 chromosome 12, M.esculenta_v8, whole genome shotgun sequence genome encodes:
- the LOC110627928 gene encoding photosystem II core complex proteins psbY, chloroplastic — translation MATAMATMAMLNAKCLSINSTKNINQNKPSTKPISLLSMQDLPKGLTISRPTNNTALASTAIAGAIFSTLSSCDPALAAQQIAEIAAEGDNRGLALLLPIIPAIGWVLFNILQPALNQLNRMRETKGVIIGLGLGGLAATGLMAASEASASEIAMIADATNDNRGQLLLFVVAPAILWVLYNILQPALNQLNRMRSE, via the coding sequence ATGGCAACAGCTATGGCTACAATGGCAATGTTAAACGCCAAGTGCTTGAGCATCAACTCAACCAAAAACATCAACCAAAACAAGCCATCTACAAAACCCATTTCTCTTCTCTCCATGCAAGACCTCCCCAAAGGTTTAACAATCTCAAGGCCAACTAACAACACAGCTCTTGCAAGTACTGCAATAGCAGGAGCCATCTTTTCTACTTTGAGCTCATGTGATCCAGCCTTGGCTGCCCAACAAATAGCAGAAATAGCTGCAGAAGGAGACAACCGTGGCTTAGCACTTTTGCTTCCCATAATACCAGCCATAGGTTGGGTACTGTTCAACATCCTGCAACCAGCACTTAACCAATTGAACCGCATGAGGGAGACCAAGGGGGTGATAATTGGACTTGGGCTCGGTGGGTTGGCTGCAACAGGGTTGATGGCGGCCTCAGAGGCATCAGCAAGTGAAATTGCTATGATTGCTGATGCAACAAATGACAACAGGGGTCAACTGCTGTTGTTTGTGGTTGCTCCTGCTATTCTGTGGGTGCTGTATAATATTCTACAGCCAGCtttgaaccaactcaacaggaTGAGGTCTGAGTAG
- the LOC110627927 gene encoding ALBINO3-like protein 1, chloroplastic isoform X1: MSTYLSSSLPNLVLSPFPDRSRTSNLAQFSSFSTHKPFLRGSVCVARFGFKPGLFPDPDGAADGLVKDLFSRAESVLYTIADAAVSNSDNVTTTTKQNSDWLSGITYYMESVLKVLKDGLSTLHVPYAYGFAIILLTVLVKAATFPLTKKQVESTMAMRSLQPQIKAIQQRYAGDQERIQLETARLYKLAGINPFAGCLPTLATIPVWIGLYRALSNVADEGLLTEGFFWIPSLAGPTTIAARQNGSGISWLFPFVDGHPPLGWSDTLAYLVLPVLLVVSQYISVQIMQSSQSNDPNMKSSQAVTKLLPLMIGYFSLSVPSGLSLYWFTNNILSTAQQVWLQKLGGAKNPVIPEDQLSVQKSVPELDSTKYKAEQVEKLTPEGLRPGERFKQLKEQEAKRRQQREEEKRKAEEAAAKINPLPNGSPGYASERENGVSLAVTDVSEKSANSISNSSTIGVVNGDLSGQNLKKDEKTTSMFSTEKGEVSDLEASGISEHQAYENKQQEVVEVHGSTTTDSKHSEEDMHQVTRD, from the exons ATGTCCACTTATCTGTCTTCTTCGTTACCCAACCTCGTCCTCTCCCCTTTCCCGGACCGAAGCAGAACCTCAAACCTTGCTCAATTCAGTTCCTTCTCTACCCACAAACCGTTTCTTCGTGGGTCGGTCTGCGTCGCTCGTTTTGGGTTCAAACCCGGTCTTTTTCCGGACCCAGATGGCGCTGCCGACGGCTTGGTTAAGGATTTGTTTAGCAGAGCTGAGAGTGTTCTTTATACGATTGCCGATGCAGCTGTCTCGAATTCGGATAATGTTACAACTACAACCAAACAGAACAGTGATTGGCTTTCTGGTATCACCTATTATATGGAAAGTGTTCTAAAG GTTTTAAAAGATGGGTTATCTACTCTGCATGTTCCTTATGCTTATGGGTTCGCAATTATACTCCTAACTGTTCTTGTTAAGGCTGCGACTTTCCCTTTGACTAAGAAGCAG GTAGAATCTACAATGGCAATGCGATCCCTGCAGCCTCAGATAAAGGCTATTCAGCAACGATATGCTGGAGATCAG GAGAGAATTCAACTTGAGACAGCCAGATTGTATAAACTAGCCGGCATAAACCCGTTTGCAG GGTGCCTACCTACTCTAGCGACAATACCAGTATGGATTGGACTATATAGAGCCCTTTCAAATGTAGCGGATGAA GGACTTCTTACTGAAGGCTTCTTTTGGATACCCTCCCTTGCTGGTCCAACTACAATTGCTGCTCGTCAAAATGGCAGTGGCATTTCTTGGCTGTTCCCTTTTGTT GATGGACATCCGCCTCTTGGGTGGTCTGATACCTTGGCATATCTTGTCTTGCCTGTGTTGCTGGTAGTTTCACAATACATTTCTGTTCAAATCATGCAATCATCACAG AGTAATGATCCAAATATGAAGAGTTCTCAAGCGGTAACAAAGCTCTTGCCACTAATGATTGgttatttttctctttcagttcCCTCTGGTCTGAGCCTTTATTG GTTCACAAATAACATATTGAGCACAGCACAACAGGTGTGGCTTCAGAAGTTAGGGGGTGCAAAGAATCCTGTGATCCCAGAAGATCAACTTTCGGTTCAGAAATCAGTCCCTGAATTGGATTCGACAAAATATAAGGCTGAACAAGTTGAGAAGTTGACACCAGAAGGGCTACGTCCTGGTGAAAG ATTTAAACAGCTAAAGGAGCAAGAGGCCAAAAGAAGACAacaaagagaagaagagaagagaaaagcGGAAGAGGCTGCTGCAAAAATAAATCCACTACCAAATGGTAGTCCTGGATATGCATCTGAGAGGGAAAATGGGGTGAGTTTGGCTGTTACTGATGTATCGGAGAAGTCTGCAAACAGCATTAGCAATTCCTCTACCATTGGAGTTGTAAATGGTGATTTATCTGGGCAGAACCTTAAGAAAGATGAGAAGACGACGTCCATGTTTAGCACGGAAAAAGGTGAAGTTTCTGATCTTGAGGCCTCTGGAATCAGTGAACATCAGGCCTATGAAAATAAACAACAG
- the LOC110627927 gene encoding ALBINO3-like protein 1, chloroplastic isoform X2, whose translation MSTYLSSSLPNLVLSPFPDRSRTSNLAQFSSFSTHKPFLRGSVCVARFGFKPGLFPDPDGAADGLVKDLFSRAESVLYTIADAAVSNSDNVTTTTKQNSDWLSGITYYMESVLKVLKDGLSTLHVPYAYGFAIILLTVLVKAATFPLTKKQVESTMAMRSLQPQIKAIQQRYAGDQERIQLETARLYKLAGINPFAGCLPTLATIPVWIGLYRALSNVADEGLLTEGFFWIPSLAGPTTIAARQNGSGISWLFPFVDGHPPLGWSDTLAYLVLPVLLVVSQYISVQIMQSSQSNDPNMKSSQAVTKLLPLMIGYFSLSVPSGLSLYWFTNNILSTAQQVWLQKLGGAKNPVIPEDQLSVQKSVPELDSTKYKAEQVEKLTPEGLRPGERFKQLKEQEAKRRQQREEEKRKAEEAAAKINPLPNGSPGYASERENGNLKKDEKTTSMFSTEKGEVSDLEASGISEHQAYENKQQEVVEVHGSTTTDSKHSEEDMHQVTRD comes from the exons ATGTCCACTTATCTGTCTTCTTCGTTACCCAACCTCGTCCTCTCCCCTTTCCCGGACCGAAGCAGAACCTCAAACCTTGCTCAATTCAGTTCCTTCTCTACCCACAAACCGTTTCTTCGTGGGTCGGTCTGCGTCGCTCGTTTTGGGTTCAAACCCGGTCTTTTTCCGGACCCAGATGGCGCTGCCGACGGCTTGGTTAAGGATTTGTTTAGCAGAGCTGAGAGTGTTCTTTATACGATTGCCGATGCAGCTGTCTCGAATTCGGATAATGTTACAACTACAACCAAACAGAACAGTGATTGGCTTTCTGGTATCACCTATTATATGGAAAGTGTTCTAAAG GTTTTAAAAGATGGGTTATCTACTCTGCATGTTCCTTATGCTTATGGGTTCGCAATTATACTCCTAACTGTTCTTGTTAAGGCTGCGACTTTCCCTTTGACTAAGAAGCAG GTAGAATCTACAATGGCAATGCGATCCCTGCAGCCTCAGATAAAGGCTATTCAGCAACGATATGCTGGAGATCAG GAGAGAATTCAACTTGAGACAGCCAGATTGTATAAACTAGCCGGCATAAACCCGTTTGCAG GGTGCCTACCTACTCTAGCGACAATACCAGTATGGATTGGACTATATAGAGCCCTTTCAAATGTAGCGGATGAA GGACTTCTTACTGAAGGCTTCTTTTGGATACCCTCCCTTGCTGGTCCAACTACAATTGCTGCTCGTCAAAATGGCAGTGGCATTTCTTGGCTGTTCCCTTTTGTT GATGGACATCCGCCTCTTGGGTGGTCTGATACCTTGGCATATCTTGTCTTGCCTGTGTTGCTGGTAGTTTCACAATACATTTCTGTTCAAATCATGCAATCATCACAG AGTAATGATCCAAATATGAAGAGTTCTCAAGCGGTAACAAAGCTCTTGCCACTAATGATTGgttatttttctctttcagttcCCTCTGGTCTGAGCCTTTATTG GTTCACAAATAACATATTGAGCACAGCACAACAGGTGTGGCTTCAGAAGTTAGGGGGTGCAAAGAATCCTGTGATCCCAGAAGATCAACTTTCGGTTCAGAAATCAGTCCCTGAATTGGATTCGACAAAATATAAGGCTGAACAAGTTGAGAAGTTGACACCAGAAGGGCTACGTCCTGGTGAAAG ATTTAAACAGCTAAAGGAGCAAGAGGCCAAAAGAAGACAacaaagagaagaagagaagagaaaagcGGAAGAGGCTGCTGCAAAAATAAATCCACTACCAAATGGTAGTCCTGGATATGCATCTGAGAGGGAAAATGGG AACCTTAAGAAAGATGAGAAGACGACGTCCATGTTTAGCACGGAAAAAGGTGAAGTTTCTGATCTTGAGGCCTCTGGAATCAGTGAACATCAGGCCTATGAAAATAAACAACAG